A single Euwallacea similis isolate ESF13 chromosome 1, ESF131.1, whole genome shotgun sequence DNA region contains:
- the LOC136411053 gene encoding uncharacterized protein — translation MSKSLSNVTETTDDHSSTSEELIPEKRKLSCSQSENTLDNHKNVKHKTLSKVFSKVRSWSSSNDSQIKEGGTSVELDLVRSLTKLEVLESNEDLSGIHLPRARDSLDNLVKDEQNIPKSSLERSIIQSKFRNVPDSPKSSPQLGGNYKAGSSKMIYWDPYDRQGKKNRKDNKRNNKGKTAEYPRSDGSVPVPSKKHSTLKKEASAETTEKVYTLEAEEGSPQYKFLAKNSKSVEFTNEALVIYFNNDDVVGEEKEPLKKEVEQQTRNKEMRRIHLNKTQEKYNLCLF, via the coding sequence ATGTCCAAAAGTCTATCGAATGTAACCGAAACTACTGACGATCACTCATCAACGTCCGAAGAACTGATACctgaaaaacgaaaattgagCTGTAGCCAATCGGAAAACACATTGGACAACCACAAAAACGTAAAACATAAAACTCTCAGTAAGGTCTTCAGTAAGGTAAGATCCTGGAGTTCCAGCAACGATTCACAAATCAAAGAGGGAGGTACCAGTGTCGAACTGGATCTAGTGAGATCTCTAACCAAATTAGAAGTTTTAGAGTCAAACGAGGATCTTTCTGGAATTCATTTACCGAGAGCTCGCGACAGTCTGGATAATCTGGTGAAGGATGAGCAAAACATACCGAAATCTAGTCTGGAACGATCGATTATACAATCGAAATTTCGCAACGTGCCTGATTCGCCAAAATCATCACCACAATTGGGAGGAAATTATAAAGCAGGTTCATCGAAGATGATCTATTGGGACCCGTATGATAGACAAGGTAAAAAGAACCGAAAGGATAATAAACGGAACAATAAAGGCAAGACTGCTGAGTATCCCAGAAGTGATGGTTCTGTGCCTGTTCCAAGCAAAAAACATTCGACTTTAAAAAAGGAGGCTTCAGCCGAAACTACTGAAAAGGTTTATACTTTAGAAGCAGAAGAAGGTTCTCCGCAGTATAAATTCTTGGCTAAAAACAGCAAATCTGTGGAATTTACCAACGAGGCTCTGGTAATCTATTTCAACAACGACGATGTAGTCGGTGAGGAAAAGGAACCTTTGAAGAAGGAAGTTGAGCAGCAGACTCGGAATAAGGAGATGAGACGGATTCATCTCAATAAGACCCAAGAAAAGTACAATCTGTGCctcttttga